In Primulina huaijiensis isolate GDHJ02 chromosome 6, ASM1229523v2, whole genome shotgun sequence, a single window of DNA contains:
- the LOC140978590 gene encoding probable pre-mRNA-splicing factor ATP-dependent RNA helicase DEAH2 isoform X2, which produces MGTERKRKVSLFDVVDEASVSAKISRANGNDGMTASASTNNQWNGRAFSQRYYEILDKRKSLPIWHQKDEFLQALKANQALILVGETGSGKTTQIPQFVLEAVEIETPDKRKKFMVACTQPRRVAAMSVSRRVAEEMDVTIGEEVGYSIRFEDCSSARTVLKYLTDGMLLREAMTDPLLERYKVIILDEAHERTLATDVLFGLLKEVLKNRPDLKLVVMSATLEAEKFQGYFSGAPLMKVPGRLHPVEIFYTQDPERDYLEAAIKTVIQIHTFEGPGDILVFLTGEEEIEDACRKMTKEIANIGDQVGPVKIVPLYSTLPPAMQQKIFEAAPPPVVEDGPPGRKIVVSTNIAETSLTIDGIVYVIDPGFAKQKVYNPRIRVESLLVSPISKASAHQRSGRAGRTQPGKCFRLYTEKSFNNDLVAQTYPEILRSNLANTVLTLKKLGIDDLVHFDFMDPPAPETLMRALEVLNYLGALDDDGNLTKLGEVMSELPLDPQMAKMLVVSPEFNCSNEILSVSAMLSGIHCCSCGLSHGCCSNCILKYFTPYMTADAFVYVVDI; this is translated from the exons ATGGGAACAGAGAGGAAAAGGAAGGTAAGCCTGTTTGACGTGGTGGACGAGGCATCGGTGTCGGCGAAGATCTCCAGAGCTAATGGAAACGATGGCATGACTGCTTCTGCTTCGACAAATAACCAGTGGAATGGAAGGGCTTTCTCTCAGAGATATTACGAGATTCTGGATAAGAGGAAGTCCCTCCCCATATGGCATCAGAAAGATGAGTTCTTGCAGGCTCTTAAAGCTAATCAAGCCCTAATTCTTGTTGGGGAAACTGGCAGCGGCAAAACCACTCAG ATTCCTCAGTTTGTTCTGGAAGCTGTAGAGATAGAGACTCCGGATAAGCGCAAGAAGTTCATGGTTGCATGCACTCAGCCTCGGAGAGTGGCTGCAATGTCTGTTTCAAGAAGAGTGGCCGAAGAGATGGATGTAACTATTGGAGAGGAGGTAGGTTATAGTATTCGTTTTGAAGACTGCAGCAGTGCTAGAACAGTTTTGAA GTACTTAACAGATGGTATGCTTCTAAGAGAAGCAATGACTGATCCACTCTTGGAGAGATACAAAGTGATCATCCTCGATGAGGCTCATGAGAGAACTTTGGCAACAGATGTTCTTTTTGGGCTTCTGAAGGAAGTGCTGAAAAATAGGCCTGACTTGAAGCTAGTAGTCATGAGTGCTACGCTTGAGGCTGAAAAATTTCAGGGTTATTTTAGTGGTGCGCCACTGATGAAAGTGCCGGGAAGGCTTCATCCAGTTGAGATTTTTTACACACAGGATCCTGAAAGAGATTACCTGGAAGCCGCTATTAAGACCGTTATTCAGATACACACTTTTGAAGGTCCTGGGGATATACTTGTCTTTTTAACTGGAGAAGAGGAGATTGAAGATGCATGTCGCAAGATGACAAAAGAAATAGCCAACATTGGAGATCAAGTTGGACCGGTCAAAATAGTACCACTATACTCCACCCTTCCTCCAGCTATGCAGCAGAAGATTTTTGAAGCGGCACCACCCCCAGTGGTGGAGGATGGTCCACCAGGAAGGAAGATTGTCGTGTCCACAAATATTGCTGAAACCTCTTTAACTATTGATGGTATAGTTTATGTTATAGATCCAGGGTTTGCAAAACAGAAGGTTTATAACCCACGGATTCGTGTTGAGTCTCTCTTGGTTTCACCTATATCAAAGGCTAGTGCTCATCAACGTTCAGGGCGTGCTGGTAGAACTCAACCAGGGAAGTGTTTCAGGCTTTATACTGAAAAAAGTTTCAATAACGATCTTGTGGCGCAGACATATCCAGAGATACTGCGGTCGAACCTTGCAAATACAGTACTTACTTTGAAGAAACTGGGAATAGATGATTTGGTCCATTTTGATTTTATGGACCCACCAGCTCCCGAGACACTGATGAGGGCACTGGAGGTTTTGAATTACTTAGGAGCCCTTGATGATGATGGAAATTTGACCAAGTTAGGTGAAGTCATGAGTGAACTTCCATTAGATCCTCAAATGGCAAAAATGCTAGTTGTCAGCCCAGAATTCAATTGCTCAAACGAGATTCTTTCAGTATCTGCCATGCTTTCAGGTATTCATTGTTGCTCTTGTGGTCTTAGTCATGGGTGTTGTTCCAATTGTA tcttaaaatattttactcCATACATGACTGCAGACGCATTCGTGTATGTGGTTGATATTTAA
- the LOC140978590 gene encoding probable pre-mRNA-splicing factor ATP-dependent RNA helicase DEAH2 isoform X1, giving the protein MGTERKRKVSLFDVVDEASVSAKISRANGNDGMTASASTNNQWNGRAFSQRYYEILDKRKSLPIWHQKDEFLQALKANQALILVGETGSGKTTQIPQFVLEAVEIETPDKRKKFMVACTQPRRVAAMSVSRRVAEEMDVTIGEEVGYSIRFEDCSSARTVLKYLTDGMLLREAMTDPLLERYKVIILDEAHERTLATDVLFGLLKEVLKNRPDLKLVVMSATLEAEKFQGYFSGAPLMKVPGRLHPVEIFYTQDPERDYLEAAIKTVIQIHTFEGPGDILVFLTGEEEIEDACRKMTKEIANIGDQVGPVKIVPLYSTLPPAMQQKIFEAAPPPVVEDGPPGRKIVVSTNIAETSLTIDGIVYVIDPGFAKQKVYNPRIRVESLLVSPISKASAHQRSGRAGRTQPGKCFRLYTEKSFNNDLVAQTYPEILRSNLANTVLTLKKLGIDDLVHFDFMDPPAPETLMRALEVLNYLGALDDDGNLTKLGEVMSELPLDPQMAKMLVVSPEFNCSNEILSVSAMLSVPNCFVRPREAQKAADEAKALFGHIDGDHLTLLNVYHAYKQNKEDPQWCYENFINHRALKSADNVRQQLARIMARFNLKLCSTDFNSRDYYVNIRKAMLAGYFMQVAHMERTGHYLTVKDNQVVHLHPSNCLDHKPEWVIYDEYVLTSRNFIRTVTDVRGEWLIDIAPHYYDLINFPNCEAKRQLEKLYKKRENLREEGKNRK; this is encoded by the exons ATGGGAACAGAGAGGAAAAGGAAGGTAAGCCTGTTTGACGTGGTGGACGAGGCATCGGTGTCGGCGAAGATCTCCAGAGCTAATGGAAACGATGGCATGACTGCTTCTGCTTCGACAAATAACCAGTGGAATGGAAGGGCTTTCTCTCAGAGATATTACGAGATTCTGGATAAGAGGAAGTCCCTCCCCATATGGCATCAGAAAGATGAGTTCTTGCAGGCTCTTAAAGCTAATCAAGCCCTAATTCTTGTTGGGGAAACTGGCAGCGGCAAAACCACTCAG ATTCCTCAGTTTGTTCTGGAAGCTGTAGAGATAGAGACTCCGGATAAGCGCAAGAAGTTCATGGTTGCATGCACTCAGCCTCGGAGAGTGGCTGCAATGTCTGTTTCAAGAAGAGTGGCCGAAGAGATGGATGTAACTATTGGAGAGGAGGTAGGTTATAGTATTCGTTTTGAAGACTGCAGCAGTGCTAGAACAGTTTTGAA GTACTTAACAGATGGTATGCTTCTAAGAGAAGCAATGACTGATCCACTCTTGGAGAGATACAAAGTGATCATCCTCGATGAGGCTCATGAGAGAACTTTGGCAACAGATGTTCTTTTTGGGCTTCTGAAGGAAGTGCTGAAAAATAGGCCTGACTTGAAGCTAGTAGTCATGAGTGCTACGCTTGAGGCTGAAAAATTTCAGGGTTATTTTAGTGGTGCGCCACTGATGAAAGTGCCGGGAAGGCTTCATCCAGTTGAGATTTTTTACACACAGGATCCTGAAAGAGATTACCTGGAAGCCGCTATTAAGACCGTTATTCAGATACACACTTTTGAAGGTCCTGGGGATATACTTGTCTTTTTAACTGGAGAAGAGGAGATTGAAGATGCATGTCGCAAGATGACAAAAGAAATAGCCAACATTGGAGATCAAGTTGGACCGGTCAAAATAGTACCACTATACTCCACCCTTCCTCCAGCTATGCAGCAGAAGATTTTTGAAGCGGCACCACCCCCAGTGGTGGAGGATGGTCCACCAGGAAGGAAGATTGTCGTGTCCACAAATATTGCTGAAACCTCTTTAACTATTGATGGTATAGTTTATGTTATAGATCCAGGGTTTGCAAAACAGAAGGTTTATAACCCACGGATTCGTGTTGAGTCTCTCTTGGTTTCACCTATATCAAAGGCTAGTGCTCATCAACGTTCAGGGCGTGCTGGTAGAACTCAACCAGGGAAGTGTTTCAGGCTTTATACTGAAAAAAGTTTCAATAACGATCTTGTGGCGCAGACATATCCAGAGATACTGCGGTCGAACCTTGCAAATACAGTACTTACTTTGAAGAAACTGGGAATAGATGATTTGGTCCATTTTGATTTTATGGACCCACCAGCTCCCGAGACACTGATGAGGGCACTGGAGGTTTTGAATTACTTAGGAGCCCTTGATGATGATGGAAATTTGACCAAGTTAGGTGAAGTCATGAGTGAACTTCCATTAGATCCTCAAATGGCAAAAATGCTAGTTGTCAGCCCAGAATTCAATTGCTCAAACGAGATTCTTTCAGTATCTGCCATGCTTTCAG TACCCAATTGCTTTGTCCGGCCTAGGGAGGCGCAAAAGGCTGCAGACGAAGCAAAAGCCCTGTTCGGTCACATCGATGGGGATCACCTCACTCTATTGAATGTGTATCATGCATACAAGCAAAACA AGGAAGATCCACAATGGTGCTATGAGAATTTTATCAATCACAGGGCTCTTAAATCTGCGGACAATGTCAGACAACAGCTAGCTCGCATAATGGCTAGGTTCAACCTGAAGTTATGCAGCACGGATTTTAACAGTCGTGATTACTATGTGAATATTAGAAAGGCTATGCTAGCTGGATATTTCATGCAAGTTGCCCATATGGAGCGCACAGGCCACTATCTGACAGTAAAAGATAATCAA GTTGTACATTTGCACCCTTCGAATTGCTTGGACCATAAGCCAGAGTGGGTTATCTATGATGAATACGTTCTGACAAGCAGGAATTTTATCCGTACTGTAACAGATGTGCGTGGTGAATG GTTGATTGATATTGCTCCCCACTATTATGATCTGATTAATTTTCCGAATTGTGAGGCGAAGCGCCAACTGGAGAAATTATACAAGAAGCGGGAGAACTTGAGGGAGGAGGGCAAGAATAGGAAGTGA
- the LOC140978591 gene encoding squamosa promoter-binding-like protein 12 gives MSYFSDMEWNSKWDWENFGGFGWKANESPKKLHLADWMIVDDGEINGGSFNLSGGGGGSGACGSDGGHGSSAKSSISASVDSSTKDGMPTPDFRFMSSGNFGKKIDMNGTEISGTSPPLNSLMEPLIGLKLGKRTYFENSGNGGNTKTASLSVMPTSSSSTPKKTKSSGQNTPMPRCQVEDCNLDLSMAKEYHRKHRVCDSHSKCPKVIVGGVERRFCQQCSRFHGLSEFDEKKRSCRRRLSDHNARRRKPQQEAIQFNSARLSSQFYGGRQQMSFLLNNTPILHSRTPTNSAWDSTCNPKFAFTKGYSFKPNGYGGTDEQLLVPGPSIKFNMHGSNTASFLASKYLASEISNPGSKGALSSSQVDAAPEYNRALSLLSTNSWGSESIALHENVANITHPMIQHSIPEGVPLASSEMWLTGQQTTDSRPQLLATTNTFEENHLLKAPYEPDFYSSILK, from the exons ATGAGCTACTTTTCTGACATGGAGTGGAATTCCAAGTGGGATTGGGAAAACTTCGGTGGATTTGGTTGGAAAGCTAATGAAAGTCCCAAGAAGTTGCATTTAGCAGACTGGATGATTGTTGATGATGGAGAAATCAATGGTGGATCCTTCAATCTGTCAGGTGGCGGTGGTGGGAGTGGTGCCTGTGGCTCTGACGGTGGGCACGGCTCTTCAGCTAAGAGCTCGATTTCAGCTTCTGTGGATTCCTCTACAAAGGATGGGATGCCGACTCCTGACTTCAGGTTCATGTCCTCCGGAAATTTTGGCAAGAAAATTGATATGAATGGAACTGAGATTTCTGGAACTTCTCCACCTTTGAATTCTTTAATGGAACCGCTAATTGGTCTGAAACTTGGAAAGAGGACTTATTTCGAGAATAGTGGGAACGGGGGAAATACTAAGACGGCGTCACTTTCTGTGATGCCTACTTCGTCCAGTAGTACACCTAAGAAAACGAAATCATCTGGTCAGAATACCCCTATGCCACGGTGTCAAGTCGAGGACTGCAATCTTGATCTTTCAATGGCCAAGGAATATCACAGAAAGCACAGAGTTTGTGATAGCCATTCTAAATGTCCAAAGGTTATTGTTGGAGGTGTTGAACGTCGTTTTTGCCAGCAGTGTAGCAG GTTTCATGGTTTGTCTGAATTCGACGAAAAGAAGCGCAGTTGTCGAAGACGACTTTCTGATCACAATGCACGACGCCGCAAGCCACAACAGGAAGCTATCCAGTTTAACTCAGCAAGGCTCTCATCGCAATTTTATG GAGGAAGGCAACAAATGAGTTTTCTGCTGAACAACACCCCAATTCTTCATTCTCGAACTCCTACAAATTCTGCATGGGATAGCACATGCAACCCCAAGTTCGCTTTCACAAAAGGATATTCTTTTAAGCCTAATGGATATGGAGGTACTGATGAGCAATTGCTTGTACCAGGTCCAAGTATCAAGTTCAATATGCATGGTAGTAATACAGCCAGTTTTTTGGCTTCCAAGTATTTGGCATCTGAGATCTCGAATCCAG GTTCCAAGGGAGCCCTTAGTTCTTCCCAAGTAGATGCAGCACCGGAATATAACCGTGCTCTCTCTCTTCTGTCAACTAATTCCTGGGGTTCCGAATCCATTGCATTGCATGAAAATGTTGCCAACATTACTCATCCTATGATACAGCATTCAATACCAGAAGGTGTTCCCCTCGCTTCTTCAGAAATGTGGCTGACTGGACAGCAGACAACTGATTCCAGACCTCAATTATTGGCCACCACCAACACATTTGAGGAAAACCATCTTCTCAAAGCGCCGTACGAGCCTGATTTTTATTCAAGTATCTTGAAATGA
- the LOC140978593 gene encoding uncharacterized protein, with protein MECNRDEAARAKEIAERKFAAKDIKGAKKFALKARSLYPELDGISQMLMTLEIYLCAEEKKIQEECDWYGVLGVNPFADDDTIRKQYRKLALLLHPDKNRFIGAEGAFQLVSQAWNLLSDKSKRIAYDRRYGVAFQQINQSMKVDPLTPMQNGFYKFAKTVASLPRDPNCSSNKMNKIPKDNSGNRNGGIPKDTFHSRDGVTKGNNAIKRNLSSDPPPSLKERHTFWTVCDRCRMQYEYLRVYLKHHLLCPNCHEAYFAIEIEPPSSRCSKRSSSQSANSKVWKNSSYQGSSALRKNSVATDTGTPGFCRNNESDHCNFQWAPFSESTGSATAFQAANMVKQAYEKVKKERQKTQAATRRGETLRGKNLASKRPVGAEISGRSDAVKRRKGVDSFGNSMESTKHGICETRTIRVTDVSVVKQGTLKKHTSNHLLMEKGREEILKKLNEHMPDNMMNPVAEEVHESTKGNGMANTNNGSCMHVAKSCKSIETNSRVPLNKLRYSNSGPSREQVEQMLVSVPDPDFHDFDKDRTVQCFRDNQVWAVYDDDDGMPRHYTMIHSVISLNPFKMRLSWLNSMTNDGLGHVNWFINGFSRTCGEFRTGRHDICTSLDCFSHNMRFVKCTPETIQIYPQRGDVWALYRNWSSDWNELTEDEVIHKYDMVEVLEDYVDEYGVIVVPLVKVFGFKAVFHQHFDPDKIRRIPMEEMSRFSHQVPSNLLTGKEGTKILKGCRELDPASIPLEILQALSEIEGINFLEIDKDSESVKEVDCDGNSDTNMVDGGVSQIKGTELLSENEG; from the coding sequence ATGGAGTGCAACAGAGATGAAGCTGCTAGAGCGAAAGAAATCGCTGAGAGGAAGTTTGCAGCAAAGGACATTAAGGGGGCAAAAAAATTTGCTCTGAAGGCTAGGAGTTTATATCCTGAACTAGACGGCATTTCCCAAATGTTGATGACTCTTGAGATCTATCTTTGTGCTGAAGAGAAGAAAATACAAGAAGAATGTGACTGGTATGGTGTGCTCGGTGTGAATCCTTTCGCTGATGATGATACCATAAGAAAACAGTATAGGAAACTTGCTCTCCTCCTTCATCCTGACAAAAACAGATTCATTGGGGCTGAAGGGGCGTTTCAACTTGTATCGCAAGCCTGGAATTTACTTTCAGATAAGTCCAAGAGAATAGCATACGATAGGAGGTATGGTGTGGCATTCCAGCAAATAAATCAGTCTATGAAGGTAGATCCTTTAACGCCAATGCAAAATGGGTTCTACAAATTTGCAAAAACTGTAGCTTCTCTGCCAAGGGATCCAAATTGCAGTTCTAATAAGATGAATAAGATTCCTAAGGATAATTCTGGTAACAGGAATGGGGGGATTCCGAAGGATACTTTTCATAGCAGGGATGGGGTTACAAAGGGAAATAATGCTATCAAGAGGAACCTCTCTTCTGATCCTCCCCCATCTCTCAAGGAGCGTCACACATTTTGGACGGTCTGTGATCGTTGTAGGATGCAATATGAATATCTCAGAGTGTATCTCAAACACCATCTTCTTTGCCCCAATTGCCATGAGGCCTACTTTGCCATTGAAATCGAGCCTCCATCTAGCCGTTGCTCCAAGAGATCGTCGTCTCAGTCTGCCAATTCTAAGGTGTGGAAAAATTCAAGCTATCAGGGAAGTAGTGCCCTGCGAAAAAACTCAGTCGCTACTGATACAGGAACTCCAGGGTTCTGTCGCAATAACGAATCCGATCATTGTAACTTCCAGTGGGCTCCTTTCTCTGAGTCGACAGGTTCTGCTACTGCTTTTCAAGCAGCAAATATGGTTAAGCAGGCTTATGAGAAAGTTAAAAAGGAAAGGCAGAAAACACAGGCTGCCACAAGAAGAGGGGAGACATTGCGAGGAAAGAATCTTGCATCAAAAAGACCAGTGGGTGCTGAAATCTCTGGCCGTTCTGATGCTGTGAAGAGGAGAAAAGGTGTTGACAGCTTTGGTAATAGCATGGAGAGTACAAAACATGGGATCTGTGAAACTAGAACCATTCGGGTCACAGATGTCTCTGTTGTCAAACAGGGGACCTTGAAGAAACACACAAGCAATCATTTACTAATGGAGAAGGGTCGTGAGGAAATACTTAAGAAACTAAACGAACACATGCCAGATAACATGATGAATCCAGTTGCTGAGGAGGTTCATGAAAGTACCAAAGGAAATGGCATGGCAAACACAAACAATGGTAGTTGTATGCATGTTGCTAAGTCATGTAAGTCAATCGAAACTAACAGTCGAGTCCCTCTAAATAAACTACGTTATAGTAATTCAGGTCCTTCTAGGGAACAGGTCGAGCAAATGTTGGTTAGTGTTCCTGACCCCGATTTTCATGATTTTGACAAAGACAGAACAGTGCAATGTTTCAGAGACAACCAAGTATGGGCCGtgtatgatgatgatgatggaaTGCCGAGGCATTATACCATGATTCACAGTGTGATATCTCTAAATCCATTCAAGATGAGGCTGAGTTGGCTAAATTCTATGACCAACGATGGACTGGGGCATGTAAATTGGTTTATCAATGGCTTTTCTAGAACATGTGGGGAATTTAGAACTGGTAGACATGACATCTGTACCTCTTTGGACTGTTTCTCACACAACATGCGATTTGTAAAATGCACTCCAGAGACCATCCAAATATATCCTCAGAGAGGTGACGTTTGGGCTTTGTACAGGAATTGGTCCTCTGATTGGAATGAGCTCACTGAAGATGAAGTAATACACAAATACGACATGGTGGAAGTACTTGAAGACTATGTTGACGAATATGGTGTTATTGTTGTTCCCTTAGTTAAAGTCTTTGGGTTTAAAGCCGTTTTCCATCAGCATTTTGATCCAGATAAAATACGTAGAATCCCAATGGAAGAAATGTCTCGGTTTTCTCATCAAGTGCCGTCCAACTTGCTCACAGGTAAAGAAGGAACAAAGATTCTGAAGGGTTGTCGTGAGCTAGATCCTGCATCTATTCCGTTAGAAATTCTTCAAGCATTGTCAGAAATAGAAGGAATCAACTTTCTGGAGATTGACAAGGACAGTGAGTCTGTGAAGGAAGTTGATTGTGATGGAAATTCTGACACCAATATGGTGGATGGAGGAGTTTCTCAAATTAAGGGAACTGAACTTCTCTCGGAGAATGAAGGGTGA